A DNA window from Helianthus annuus cultivar XRQ/B chromosome 15, HanXRQr2.0-SUNRISE, whole genome shotgun sequence contains the following coding sequences:
- the LOC110911518 gene encoding SKP1-like protein 1B, with product MSSSKTIVLRSSDGETFEVDEAVAVESQTIKHMIEDGCADTSIPLPNVTSKILSKVIEYCKKHVETPNADEKVAEEDLKSFDADFVKVDQSTLFDLILAANYLNIKSLLDLTCQTVADMIKGKTPEEIRKTFNIKNDFTPEEEEEVRRENAWAFE from the exons ATGTCATCATCAAAGACAATCGTGTTAAGAAGCTCCGACGGTGAAACATTCGAGGTCGACGAGGCGGTTGCGGTGGAATCTCAGACGATCAAACACATGATCGAAGACGGTTGTGCTGACACCAGCATCCCGCTCCCTAACGTCACGAGTAAGATCCTTTCGAAGGTTATCGAGTACTGTAAGAAGCATGTGGAGACTCCCAACGCTGATGAGAAGGTTGCGGAAGAGGATCTTAAGTCGTTCGATGCGGATTTTGTGAAGGTGGATCAGAGTACTCTGTTTGATCTTATTCTG GCTGCTAACTACTTGAACATCAAGAGCCTACTGGATTTAACCTGTCAAACAGTTGCTGACATGATCAAAGGCAAGACCCCTGAAGAGATCCGCAAGACATTCAACATCAAGAACGATTTCACCccagaagaggaagaggaggTTCGCAGAGAGAATGCATGGGCTTTTGAGTAA
- the LOC110911517 gene encoding heparan-alpha-glucosaminide N-acetyltransferase translates to MSSFCSKSNLNFRRKMTELQVQVQPLLNEHEDDEESQQQQQQQIVVEKISNRRIASLDVFRGLSIFLMVVVDYAGSSLPIIAHAPWNGLHLADFVMPMFLFAAGVSLAIVYNKKVQCRYEATWKAIVRAVKLFVLGVFLQGGYLHGITSLTYGVDVETIRLLGILQRIAIGYIVAAVCEIWLPRQTWKKEAFLRNYIWHWCAVFFLCTIYIGLTYGQYVADWQFNDLYTFSSLVSENGTTIHTVKCSVRGDLGPACNAAGMIDRFILGIDHLYQKPVYRNMKECNMSKDGQLSEASPSWCYAPFEPEGILSSLTASVACIIGLQYGHILTELQGHKDRLCNWSFMSVLFLVIGSILALLGIPINKSLYTISYMLVTSAAAGITFCALYLLVDVYGWRRVAFGLEWMGKHSLSIFILVTSNLIVIALQGFYWKTPHNNMIHWIVSHVVQK, encoded by the exons atgtcatcattttgTTCAAAATCTAACCTAAATTTCAGACGCAAAATGACAGAGCTTCAGGTTCAGGTTCAGCCATTGTTGAACGAGCATGAAGACGATGAAGAatctcaacagcagcagcagcagcagatcGTTGTGGAGAAGATTAGTAATCGGAGAATCGCTTCGCTAGATGTTTTTCGCGGCTTATCGATCTTC cTTATGGTGGTTGTGGATTATGCTGGCTCTAGTTTACCTATCATTGCCCATGCCCCATGGAATGGTCTACACTTAGCAGACTTTGTCATGCCTATGTTTCTTTTTGCAGCTGGAGTATCTCTTGCCATCGTATACAATAAG AAAGTTCAATGCCGATACGAAGCCACGTGGAAAGCAATAGTAAGAGCAGTGAAACTTTTTGTTCTTGGTGTTTTTCTTCAAG GTGGTTACCTACACGGGATTACTTCTTTAACATATGGAGTTGACGTTGAAACAATACGCCTGCTTGGAATCCTACAG AGGATAGCAATTGGATACATTGTTGCCGCAGTGTGTGAAATATGGCTTCCTCGACAAACCTGGAAAAAAGAAGCATTTTTAAGGAATTACATCTGGCACTG GTGTGCTGTATTTTTCTTGTGTACCATCTACATCGGGTTGACATATGGCCAGTACGTTGCAGATTGGCAGTTCAACGACTTGTATACATTTTCTTCTTTAGTTTCAGAAAATGGAACCACTATTCATACT GTGAAATGTTCGGTTAGAGGTGATCTGGGCCCCGCCTGCAATGCTGCGGGAATGATAGATCGATTTATTCTTGGCATTGATCATTTATATCAAAAGCCTGTTTACAGAAACATGAAG GAATGTAATATGTCTAAGGATGGCCAACTTTCAGAAGCTTCCCCCTCATGGTGCTATGCCCCGTTTGAACCCGAAGGCATTTTAAG TTCTTTAACAGCTTCTGTGGCCTGCATAATTGGACTCCAATATGGTCATATTTTGACCGAATTACAG GGCCATAAAGACCGACTTTGCAACTGGTCATTCATGTCAGTTTTGTTTCTGGTTATTGGATCCATCCTTGCTCTTCTAG GTATCCCTATAAATAAATCTTTGTACACTATTAGTTACATGCTAGTAACCTCAGCAGCAGCAGGAATCACATTTTGTGCATTATATCTACTA GTCGATGTTTACGGATGGAGACGTGTGGCATTCGGATTGGAATGGATGGGGAAACATTCTCTAAGCATATTTATTCTCGTTACATCAAACTTAATTGTGATTGCACTTCAAGGATTCTATTGGAAAACTCCTCATAATAACATG ATACACTGGATTGTGTCACACGTTGTACAAAAGTAG